A segment of the Bdellovibrio bacteriovorus genome:
GGACCCTGACAAGTCACAAAGAAACCGGAGAGAGCATGAAATTGAAGTTCCTAGGCGCTGCCCTTGTAGCACTAGCAATGTCCCTTACTGTCCACGCTGATGAATTCGATGGTGGCAGCCCAGATTACGATCCTCGTCCAAATCCACATTACACAGAAGCAGAGATCCAGAGAAAGATCGAAAACGAAATGGCCGTGGCTTGCAGAGGCAACCTTTGCTCTATCGTAGGAACTGATGGTCACGGCGAAGGCTGGACGGTGAGCTTCCAGGTTGGCTACGGCGACAATCCAAACAGCGGCGGCAACAACTTCTACATCGGCGACAGCCAGAATTCCACGAACAATGGTGGTGACTACTACGCAGGTATCACAGTGACTTACAAGAACTACTCCTGCAACTCCACTCTGCGTGTGACTCCTTCGGTTTATCGTTTCGTGAACACGTACATGTACAACATGGTGAACGCCGACGGCTCAACAAAGCGTAACTTCTCTCCTGCAGATCAAACTGTGATTCTGTTCTACACGACGATGCTGAACAAAGTCGATAACTGCAAAGCGCTGAACTAAACCCGGTAACTGGAAATACAGAGGACTCATGAACAAACTCACGTTGATCACTTTACTGATGGCCTGCACCCTGCCGGCACTAAGCCGTGCGGAAGTGCCAGCCCATCAGACAAGTCTTCTGAGTCCTCTGAAATTCACCAACCGCGCCCAGTGCGCGCTGGATTCTGAAAAACCGACATCCTCCATCATGATCATGATTGATGGTTACAATGCCGGCAAAACCGCGAACTCCGTCGCCAAATTGCGCGGCCTGAACACGGAAGAATACAGCAACAAGGCCATGAAGGAATTCCGACTTTCGGTGGCCTACATGACCCTGAACATCATGAACAAAATGATCCGTGGGCAGCTTCCGGTGCTGCCCATGAATCTGAAAACTGCGGATCTGCCAAAGTATCTGCAGGTCAACCGCAGCTGCGAAGCCAGTGGTGGCAATTGCACCGAGTTGAATGACTACCTTTCTCAAATCTGGGCCCGCGCCGGAAAACGCGCTGAACTGCTAGCCTTTGACAGCTTCACTCAACAAAATTTCCCTCTGCATGCCTCCAAAGACCGCCTGGGCTGCTATTACATCAAAAAATTCTCGGCTCTGCAGGGGCATCTGCAAAACCCTGAAGTCAACCAGGCCAACCTGCAGGACATCGCCCTGGCCTACCTGAACGAAGCGGACTATCTGACGGGTTGCTTTAACGCCGATGACAAACTGAACAACCGTTTCGTGACCCTGCAAATCGACTGGGAAACGAATGCAAACTCCCTGGCACAACAGGGTTTCGACTTCTGGAACAGCTTGAAAATCTATCTGTCCTGGGCGTGGAGACACACCAACGAAGTTGAACAGCTAAGCCCTTCATTCGGTCGCATCTTCCGCTCTATCGCCTTGGAAGAATCCATCATGTTCACGCCGAACGGCTGCAAGTCCATGACAAAGCCTTCCTGTGACAGCGAATATCTTTCTTCAAACAGCATCCGCGAGCTGGCTAAAATCAGCGGCCCGACGCCTGAACACTTCGACACCGTCCCGGTGGGAACGGAAGCCG
Coding sequences within it:
- a CDS encoding protease — translated: MKLKFLGAALVALAMSLTVHADEFDGGSPDYDPRPNPHYTEAEIQRKIENEMAVACRGNLCSIVGTDGHGEGWTVSFQVGYGDNPNSGGNNFYIGDSQNSTNNGGDYYAGITVTYKNYSCNSTLRVTPSVYRFVNTYMYNMVNADGSTKRNFSPADQTVILFYTTMLNKVDNCKALN